One window of Saprospiraceae bacterium genomic DNA carries:
- a CDS encoding lycopene cyclase domain-containing protein: MRNPTISKIAFYWIPAAMILVGYPFIGFDIIAGGFESQGNQLVSMQFLEGTYLYIIHHLLSFIPVFFFGIVLNWFDYRNAVWKELLVPIGMMAMIFIAWDILFTSLGVWRFNPAYIQGGSIINLPWEEVCWFFIIPFCSLFVYQIVKLRWSKPWGSARTLQYVLLVVLFGMYFMNMDRIYSATSLSMTISMIGLSLIVNWKGFGLFIASFLLLLIPMGLFNGMLTGLLTKEALVQYNSAEFGGIRILSFPIEDIGFGFSFLAGILLLSDFIKH, encoded by the coding sequence GTGAGAAATCCCACCATTTCTAAAATAGCTTTCTATTGGATTCCCGCTGCGATGATCCTTGTAGGGTATCCCTTTATCGGATTTGATATTATTGCGGGTGGATTTGAAAGCCAGGGAAACCAGCTCGTATCCATGCAATTTTTGGAAGGAACTTATCTATATATAATACATCACCTGTTGAGTTTTATTCCGGTATTTTTTTTTGGGATCGTATTAAATTGGTTTGATTATAGAAACGCAGTTTGGAAAGAGCTTCTGGTGCCAATTGGGATGATGGCAATGATTTTTATTGCCTGGGACATCCTTTTTACGTCGCTCGGGGTTTGGCGCTTTAATCCGGCGTATATTCAAGGAGGGAGTATAATTAATTTACCCTGGGAAGAAGTTTGTTGGTTTTTCATTATCCCATTTTGCAGTTTATTTGTGTATCAGATCGTCAAGTTAAGGTGGTCAAAACCCTGGGGATCGGCAAGAACATTGCAGTATGTATTATTGGTGGTATTATTTGGAATGTATTTCATGAATATGGATAGGATTTATAGTGCGACCAGTTTATCCATGACGATCAGTATGATTGGATTGAGTTTGATTGTTAATTGGAAGGGATTTGGCTTGTTTATAGCGAGTTTTTTACTGCTATTAATACCAATGGGACTATTTAATGGGATGTTGACCGGACTTTTGACCAAAGAAGCTTTGGTACAATACAATTCTGCAGAATTTGGGGGTATCCGAATCCTTAGTTTTCCTATAGAAGATATTGGATTTGGCTTTAGTTTTTTGGCAGGAATTCTTCTGCTAAGTGACTTTATAAAGCACTGA
- a CDS encoding aminopeptidase P family N-terminal domain-containing protein: MTSLIPPRIAALKTVMNKARVDAYIIPTADPHQSEYVPEYWAGRYWISGFHGSAGTVVVTADHAGLWTDSRYFLQAELELKGSGVTLHKLLAQAQAEYMDWICSQLKSGQTVGCDFWCFSLAQIRAFDKKLTEKGLHLKDCGDLMQDIWEDRPALSPEPIYEHAVKYAGKSRELKLKSLREQLKLQKADYILLSALDEIAYLLNLRGKDVHCNPVFTSYLLVTMDHCDLFIPPDKLPEALEKKLAEDGVHVKNYFTIKSVVQAIKPGKKILIDPSTMNAKLAIQFPEGSLLSDVSPVMKMKAIKSKPEIEHIRKVMEKDGAALVKAFIWLENLLKKSKNCSEHEFAMKIMEFRSQQPLYVGESFDAIVGYQANGAIIHYKPDAKKSATIKAKGILLVDSGGQYQDGTTDITRTIALSAPAPEVKNNIPQCSWDISPWQMPFFRKGLKVSNLTSWRVNIYGICP, from the coding sequence ATGACAAGCCTGATTCCTCCCCGTATTGCCGCTTTAAAAACCGTAATGAACAAGGCTCGAGTAGATGCCTACATTATCCCGACAGCGGATCCCCACCAAAGTGAATATGTGCCGGAATATTGGGCCGGCCGTTACTGGATTTCAGGATTTCATGGTTCCGCCGGAACCGTGGTGGTGACTGCCGACCATGCCGGACTTTGGACAGATTCCCGCTATTTTTTACAAGCAGAACTCGAACTCAAAGGAAGTGGTGTCACACTTCATAAACTGCTGGCTCAAGCCCAGGCCGAATATATGGATTGGATCTGCAGTCAGCTTAAATCCGGTCAGACCGTAGGATGTGATTTTTGGTGTTTTTCACTGGCTCAAATTCGTGCTTTTGATAAGAAACTAACCGAAAAAGGACTACACTTGAAAGATTGTGGAGATTTAATGCAGGATATTTGGGAAGATCGTCCTGCGCTGAGCCCCGAACCCATTTATGAACATGCTGTAAAATATGCAGGCAAATCCCGCGAGCTCAAATTAAAAAGCCTTCGCGAACAGCTCAAACTTCAAAAAGCCGATTACATCTTGCTTTCTGCATTGGATGAAATTGCTTATTTGTTGAATTTACGAGGAAAAGACGTGCATTGCAATCCGGTATTTACTTCCTATTTGCTGGTAACCATGGATCATTGTGATTTATTCATTCCACCAGACAAACTTCCGGAAGCCTTGGAGAAAAAACTGGCAGAAGACGGAGTCCATGTAAAAAACTATTTTACGATAAAATCGGTGGTTCAAGCCATCAAACCGGGTAAAAAGATTTTAATAGATCCATCTACGATGAATGCGAAACTCGCCATTCAGTTTCCTGAAGGCAGTCTTCTCAGCGATGTCAGTCCGGTGATGAAAATGAAAGCCATTAAAAGCAAGCCGGAAATTGAACACATTCGAAAAGTCATGGAAAAAGACGGAGCTGCACTGGTAAAAGCCTTTATATGGCTGGAAAATCTGTTGAAAAAATCCAAAAATTGCTCAGAACATGAATTTGCCATGAAAATCATGGAATTCAGAAGTCAACAGCCTTTGTATGTGGGGGAAAGTTTTGACGCCATCGTTGGTTATCAGGCAAATGGTGCCATCATACATTATAAACCGGATGCCAAAAAATCGGCCACCATCAAAGCCAAGGGCATCTTATTGGTAGATTCCGGCGGACAATACCAGGACGGAACAACGGACATCACCCGGACCATTGCTTTGAGCGCTCCGGCGCCAGAAGTAAAAAACAATATACCGCAG
- the rpoN gene encoding RNA polymerase factor sigma-54 codes for MIKQQLSQSLLQKLSPQQIQLMKLLQVPTAILDQRIQEEIESNPALEEGNEYDENYDADLKEGVNDQDNEFDLTEKEQYEKESQDELMNSDSFDDYLNNYMDDNTASYKYKTDDYGAHEEEHRSLPIAVENTFHDHLRRQIGLLKLKDENQFKIAMQLIGSIDDDGYLRREPNAIIDDLLFSQNIVVTEKEILELLYKIQSFDPPGVGARTLQECLLLQIRVKIKIATSKIQLKVLKLTEFILEKYFEEFTKKHYTKLQRVLNLTEAQLKVAVNEIIKLNPKPSSGYVDQLPTNLVAGHFIVPDFSIVNRDGELELSLNSRNAPDLRINDQYLDMLRHYKDHKKTGNSNKQEKEAILFIKQKIESAKWFIDAIKQRQDTLYKTMYSIMQYQHDYFMTGDQKKIRPMILKDIAEITSLDISTISRVANSKFVQTEFGTKRLKDFFSESMQTEEGDEVSTLEVKKILSDLVQNESKRKPLSDEKLKNLLMRKGYNIARRTIAKYREQMNIPVARLRKELV; via the coding sequence ATGATTAAGCAGCAATTAAGCCAAAGTCTTTTACAAAAACTTTCCCCACAGCAGATTCAGCTGATGAAACTATTACAGGTTCCAACAGCGATTCTCGACCAACGCATCCAAGAAGAAATCGAATCCAATCCGGCTTTAGAAGAAGGCAATGAATACGATGAAAATTACGATGCTGATTTAAAAGAAGGCGTCAATGATCAGGACAATGAATTTGACTTGACGGAGAAAGAGCAATATGAAAAGGAAAGTCAGGATGAGTTGATGAACAGCGACAGTTTCGATGACTATTTAAACAATTACATGGATGACAATACAGCATCCTATAAGTATAAAACCGATGATTATGGGGCACACGAAGAAGAACATCGCAGTTTGCCCATTGCAGTTGAAAATACCTTTCATGACCATTTGCGCAGGCAAATTGGTTTATTAAAACTGAAAGACGAAAATCAATTTAAAATTGCAATGCAATTGATTGGAAGCATCGATGATGATGGGTATTTAAGACGAGAACCCAATGCGATTATCGATGATTTGTTATTTTCCCAAAACATAGTCGTTACGGAAAAAGAAATACTGGAGCTGTTGTATAAAATCCAATCCTTTGATCCGCCCGGTGTTGGAGCCAGAACGCTTCAGGAATGTTTGCTGTTGCAGATTCGGGTTAAAATTAAAATCGCAACAAGTAAAATTCAGTTGAAAGTATTAAAGTTAACCGAGTTTATTCTTGAAAAATATTTTGAAGAATTTACTAAAAAACACTATACCAAATTGCAGCGCGTTTTAAATCTCACCGAAGCACAATTGAAAGTAGCTGTAAATGAAATTATAAAACTGAATCCGAAGCCCAGTTCAGGATATGTAGATCAATTACCTACAAATCTGGTTGCTGGTCATTTTATCGTACCGGATTTTTCTATCGTAAATCGAGACGGAGAATTGGAATTAAGTTTAAACAGCCGCAACGCACCGGATCTCCGGATCAATGACCAATATTTGGACATGTTGCGGCACTATAAAGACCATAAGAAAACGGGCAATTCAAATAAGCAAGAAAAAGAAGCCATTTTATTTATCAAACAAAAGATTGAAAGTGCCAAATGGTTTATTGATGCCATCAAACAACGGCAGGATACGTTGTATAAAACCATGTATTCCATCATGCAGTATCAGCATGATTATTTTATGACCGGAGATCAGAAAAAAATCCGGCCCATGATATTAAAGGACATTGCAGAAATCACTTCATTAGATATATCAACGATATCGAGAGTTGCCAACAGTAAATTTGTACAAACTGAATTTGGAACCAAACGATTGAAAGATTTCTTTTCAGAGTCGATGCAAACGGAAGAAGGAGATGAAGTATCCACGCTGGAAGTCAAAAAAATACTTTCCGATTTGGTTCAGAATGAAAGTAAGCGCAAACCGCTCAGTGATGAAAAATTAAAGAATCTATTGATGCGCAAAGGCTATAACATTGCCAGGCGTACCATTGCAAAATACCGCGAGCAAATGAACATCCCTGTAGCCCGTTTGCGCAAGGAACTTGTCTAA